The nucleotide window TTACAAATAACTGAAGATGCTTGGTCCTACACAATGATTTCCAGAGTATCTATGTTGGGGCAGGTTTCAAATAGGAAAATAAATCTCTATTCATCTTGTACACTCCATCCAGCACTACAGTTCAGAATGACTTCCAAAGAATGAAGCCCACCCCCCATGGCTCAGCTAGTGGCGTTCACCGGACCAGGAACCCCGAGACCTGAAGGAGGAGCCGTGCATCTGGAGGAACACCATGAGGCTACCCGCCAAGTATTACTCGTAAGTTGGCATAAACTGTGTAGTTTACTCCCAGACATTCCAGCAAACTACCACTGATACCAGACTGCCCAAACCAGTGCTCTGTTACCAGACCATCAAACTACCACTGATGCAGACCCCACAAACCAGTGCTGTGCTACCTACGAGACCATCAAACTACCATTGATACAGACCCCACAAACCAGTGCTCTGTTAGCAGACCATCAAACTACCACTGATACAGACCCCACAAACCAGTGCTCTGTTACCAGACCATCAAACTACCACTGATACAGACCTCACAAACCAGTGCTCTGTTACCAGACCATCAAACTACCACTGATACAGACCCCACAAACCAGTGCTGTGCTACTTACCAGACCATCAAACCACTGCCATCACCAGCTGCTGATGCATGTTACCAGAGCAGAAGAACTACCACTGTGAAGGTTGCCAGACTTTGAGGTCAAACTACCACTGTTTGTTACGCCCAGACTTCCACGAGGAGGGGGGCTGACGGCTGGAGGACCTGCCTACTGGTGGGGCGAGTGACACCCGGCTCTACAGGGATGACCACCcaggagagagagcggaagcCGTGCATCCTGAAGGGGAATCAGGTACTGATGGTGCTGATACTGGGCAGGATGGGGTGTTGGGCTCTCCATCAGATGGTACTGGTGGTGCTGATACTGGGCAGGATGGGGTGTTGGGCTCTCCATCAGATGGTACTGGGCTCCAACCCCAAGGCAGAATACACGTAATGACATGCATCAGAATGCATGTCATCACAAGTGTCTTTGGATGAGGGGGTTTGCTAAATAACTGAATGTTGTCTCATTTTGAATAGTGACAGTGATCCATGTCATCTATTTCTGCAAGGCGCGGTTGAAGTGCTGTGTTCAGTCTGGGAaggacacacctgagctgttTCACCCTGAGCTGCTCCACACCTGCATCTCTAACCAGCTGAAGCCCTTCAGGTCAGTAGTCCTCTGCTGAAGATTACATGAGCTAGGATATTGTGTTGATTAAATACAGTTGTACTAACCTGTTTAACGTGACACTGCATTTTCTTCTCTGGCAACATTTCAGTGACCAACAAAAGGTGCCTCATCACAGCTTATCATCGCTGGCCTGTGGATTCATCTGCTACACTCACACAACGTGACTTTGTCACCATCTGCTGCACGTTGGGATGCTAACGTGTTCCACCAGGGGTTCCTTCCTTCCCGCAGTGGGAGTGTTCCTTGTCCTTCAAGGAGTTAGGGTTCAGTGTTAGGGACAGAGTTAGGGAGAGATGGTTGAGTCCTGGCTGGTTTACGATGAACTGCTCTAACGCTTTGGCAAAATGTTTCAATGtgcaaacactcacatacacacatgtataatGTGTATAATTACATGTATAATAAGTGTTTATGAAATAAATTCTGTTATAattctgcatgtttgtgtaggGGTTTTATTACCATTAAACAATTTTCTCTCACCGCAACCTCCCCtctaccctaaccttaaccccccctctaccttaaccccccctctaccttaacctcccctctaccctaaccttaaccccccctctaccctcaccttaaccccccctctaccctcaccttaaccccccctccaccctcaccttaaccccccctctaccttaaccccccctctaccctaaccttaacccccctctaccttaacctccactctaccttaaccccccctctaccttaaccccccctctaccttaacccccctctaccctctccttaaccccccctctaccttaacccccccctctaccctcaccttatcccccccctctaccttaaccccccctctaccctcaccttaaccccccctctaccttaaccccccctctaccttaacctaCCCTCACCTTCACCCCaccctctaccttaacctcccctcTACTCTCACCTTAACCTCCCCTCTACtctcaccttaaccccccctccaccctcaccttaaccccccctctaccttaaccccccctctgccctcaccttaaccccccctccaccctcaccttaaccccccctctaccttaaccccccctctaccctcaccttaaccccccctccaccctcaccttaaccccccctctaccttaaccccccctctaccctaaccttaacctcccctctaccctaaccttaaccccccctctaccttaacctcccctctaccctaaccttaaccccccctctaccctcaccttaaccccccctccaccctcaccttaaccccccctctaccttaaccccccctctaccctaaccttaacccccctctaccttaacctccactctaccttaaccccccctctaccttaaccccccctctaccttaacccccctctaccctctccttaaccccccctctaccttaaccccccctctaccctcaccttatcccccccctctaccttaaccccccctctaccctcaccttaaccccccctctaccttaaccccccctctaccctcaccttaaccccccctctaccctcaccttaacCCGACCCTCTACCTTAACCCCCCATCtaccttaaccccccctctaccctcaccttaacccccccctctaccttaaccccccctctaccttaacctccccaCACCTTACCCTCACCTTAACCCcgcctctaccttaacctcaccttaacccccccACCTTACCCTCACCTTAATcccccctctaccttaaccccccctctaccttaacctaCCCTCACCTTCACCCCaccctctaccttaacctcccctcTACTCTCACCTTAACCTCCCCTCTACTCTCACCTTAAcctcccctctaccctcacctaaacctcccctctaccctcaccttaacctcccctctaccctcaccttaacCGCCCCtctaccctaaccttaacctcccctctctccctaaaCTCCACGATACCTTAAcctcccctctaccctcaccttaacctcccctctaccttaacctcccctctaccctctaccttaacccccccctctacctttaccccccctctaccctcaccttaacctcccctctctccctaaaCTCCACGCTACCTTAACCCTCCTAATCTTCCTACCCCTCCCACTATGTTTACTTTTCTCATTCAATTACTCTCATTTAAGAGACAATGATGTACGTGAAGTATAAGATATATAATTAAATGAGTATAAAAATGACTGTAATCCATGAGAGATGTAAGGTGATACAGTATGTATCCTATTGCTACAAGAGACATAACGTTGAAGATCCTAATGGTACAGTCCCTacgccgaggcaccaccgcctcggcagcggggctccggcgggagacgatcGCGGGCAActatccctttctcctccatgtcgcggttcatgcacttgagggagtcaaagccaaagttcctttcccccaattccttctcaaccaagGCAGAGATAAGGCagagtccgggtcacgcccacttttggcggtggaaacgcgagccgatccgcacctttgcgatccgatccgttccgcaccctgcagtggaaacgcgccattataAGTCATTTATAACAAAATCGACCTAGTTTGTGATCTGATTCCTATTGCTACTCAGCAATCcaggttattattatttcactgACCAATTTGAATTTGGGATGACAGAGGCTGCCAAATCACCTGATACACAGGTGTACTAAAATATGTTTTACTCATGCAGAGACATTCTAAAGGGAATTGACTTCTGTAAGCATCCCTAGACGAAATCAACAACCGGGCCCAAGCCGAGCAGCGCCTACCTGGCAGCTCCAGGATCTGGGTGAGGGGCTGACACTCGTAGTGAGCGGAGGACACCGAGCACTCCGCCCAGGGACCCTTGATTTTGCTCTCTGTTTTGTATCATGACTACGCCACTTCACTGGGAGCTTCAGTCCGTCACCTTTTCAACGGTGCGCCttcagccagagggggcgccaatatCCCCACACAATTGTTATGGTACTTCATAGAAATACGCTCCACGGCGcggatgattattatttttggactgctcgtggcgcccccaaCGTAATTTGGCGCGGGCTGCTGCCCAATCCGCCCATGCCTAAAACGCCCACTGCCTGGTCTGACCGGGAACCAGGAGCGGGTCTGAGCGGGTTTACTGCGTCACTCGGTTACTTTCTCTTTCAGTTTTGCCGGTTCATTCAACGGCTCCCAGAACAGTCGGCTCTCACTGTGTTGATAACGCCCCCCGCCCCGCAGCGCTAcggacacacccacacctcGAGCACATCACCGGAGATACTGAGTTCTATTTCATTACTTTAATAACCATAATTTAATTGTGATGCTTTTTGCTCATATGTTTTTCATTCTTTACAAAgttttgtgtctgttttttcTACTGTCCTGTACTTTCGGTTATGACGACGCCATTTACTTTTGAGGGCGTTGTTTTCCTACTATCGTATTCATGATTCACCCAAAGGGGGCTGTGGTCAGCAACCCGCAGTTCACCGGGCGGCCACACGGGGGCGCTGCGGTCCTGTTGATCTCCTCAGCACCATGACCCTGTCACAACGGTAGACCAGAACACATGGAGTCAAATATGTCCACCGACATACTCTATATTTACATGTATATTATAAACAGTAtactatgtatatattttatattcttattttgtgtgtgtgtgtgtgtgtgtgtgtgtgtgtgtgtgtgtgtgtgcgcgcgcttgtgcgtttgtgtttaatctgttgaacactgacgTCTACTCGGCCTCTCCGGAGGCTCTTCTGCCCGTTCGGTTGCTTCACTTTTTTCCACTtcaactgttgttgttgtccacCTGGTAACTAATGACGCGACCGCCTTTATTAATTCCCATTGGTCGAGCgggtccgcctcctccctcccctcgagTCCCGCCGGTTCAGAACTTCAGGAGACCAGACGACCATCCTCCACACTCAGCATGGGGGCGTtgggactgctgctgctgctggggctcctcTCCGGGGGGTCTGCAGGTAGGACCCTTCAGAGCGTCTCGGTCCGAACTATATATAGACCCGGAACTAGAACTATAGTGGTCCCGAAGCAGTGCTTAGTTTCGCTGTCTTTACTGTTGATATGAAACTGCGTTTGTGTACAATCCCAAACTCGAAGAATTAATCCACAGTATGATTAATCATTCATTTGATCCGATATTTAAACCGAATTTTTAGAAAACAGTTTGCGTTTTGTTTCGACTGCGTTTCATTTTGGGTCCGAGTTGAGAAAACGAAAGTGAGTGAGACTAAACCGGATGATGATGTTGGGTTTCTGAATCTGTTCTTAAAGTCAACAGATGTGTTGGTTTATCAGAACCACTTTCATACTGTTCGACACTACTCACTTTAATTCTTTATCAATTCATATCATCATATCAACCTAGCTatcaacacagatagctaggttaacccattccccctatacaacacagatagctaggttaacccattccccctatacaacacagatagctaggttaacccattccccctatacaacacagatagctaggttaacccattccccctttacaacacagatagctaggttaacccattccccctaTACAACACAGacagctaggttaacccattcccctatacaacacagatagctaggttaacccattccctgtatacaacacagatagctaggttaacccattccccctatacaacacagatagataggttaacccattccccctgtacaacacagatagctaggttaacccattccccctatacaacacagatagctaggttaacccattccccctatacaacacagatagctaggttaacccattccctgtatacaacacagatagctaggttaacccattcctagTTGAGTGGAGGATTCAAATGAAGCTTAGACAAAGCGTTTCACTGTAACCTGGAGAGATGTCAATACAGTTAAAAGAAATCCTCCATAAATGTTCTGTAgacagggggcggagccacatgctggggggggggcggggccacatgctgggggggaggaggcggggccacatgctgggggggagggggcggaccCACAtactggggggggtgggcggagtcacacgctgggggggggaagggggcggagctacatgctggggggggggcacatgctggtgggggggggggggggggggtggagccacacgctgggggggggtctgtctgtctgtctcaagTGATGTACAgcattaacctgtctgtctgtctgtctgtctgtctgtctgtctgtctgtctgtctgtctgtctgtctgtctgtctgtccacagtGATTCACTCTCTGAGGTATTTCCACACGGCGTCGTCTGGCCTCTCATCCTTCCCAGAGTTTGTGGCTGTTGGGATGGTGGATGAGGTTCAGTTTGTTCACTATGACAGCGTCAGTAAGAGAGCCGTACCCAAACAGGCCTGGATGGACCAGGTCCGCACAGAGGACCAAGACTACTGGGTGAGGAATACTGGAAGATATCAGGGTAACCAGCAGGTCTTCAAGGGCAACGTAGAGACTGCTAAGAAGCGCTTCAACCAGACGGGAGGTATGTTCATacattatatatgtacacacacacacacacacacacacacacacacacacacacacacacacacacacacacacacacacacacacacacacacacacacacacacacaggagcacacacacacacacgcacgtttcCATGACtaccaacacacccacatgtCCAGAGGCCACAGTACTGACCACAGAGGGCATCCCATAATACCTCTAGAGCAGcacccagacagacacagttaacctacagactgacagacagataacctacagacagacagacagttaacctacagacagacagacagttaacctacagactgacagacagttaacctacagactgacagacagttaacctacagacagacagacagttaacctacagacagacagacagttaacctacagacagacagacagttaacctacagacagacagttaacctacagacagacagacagttaaccttcagacagacagacagttaaccttcagacagacagttaacctacagacagacagttaatctacagacagacagttaacctacagactgacagacagttaacctacagacagactgacagttaacctacagacagacagacagacggttaacctacagacagacggttaacctacagacagacagacagttaacctacagacagacagttaacctacagactgacagacagttaacctacagacagacagttaacctacagacagacagacagttaacctacagacagacagacagttaaccttcagacagacagacagacagacagttaaccttcagacagacagacagttaacctaccgacagacagacagttaacctacagacagacagttaacctacagacagacagttaacctccagactgacagacagttaacctacagacagacagttaacctacagacagacagacagttaacctacagacagacagacagttaaccttcagacagacagacagacagacagttaaccttcagacagacagacagttaacctacagacagacagacagttaacctacagacagacagacagttaacctacagacagacagttaaccttcagacagacagacagttaacctaccgacagacagacagttaacctaccAACAGACAcgttaacctctctctctctctctctctctctctctctctctctctctctcaggtgcccACGTGTTTCAGGTgatgtctggctgtgagtgggatgatgaggatgatactACTGATGGTCATCACCAGCATGCCTACGATGGAGAGGACTTCATAGCGTTGGACCTGAAGACCCTGACCTGGGTCGCTCCAGTACGTCAGGCTGTCCCCACCAAACTGAGATTGGATCAGAATAGAGCTCTGAATCAACACTATAAGAACTACTACACCAAGGAGTgtgttgattggctgaagaaGTACCTGGCCTATGGGAAGAGCACTCGGCAGAGAACAGGTAGAGTCACATGACCTGGTGGGCGTCACCGACTCATGTCTGGTGGATTAACTGATACACTACAGCAgtagtgaacccccccccctccccgtgggTCGGCTGTATCCATTaccaaccccactcacactccggctattaatatttttattttgtattattaacCAGATTTCGCCCACTGCTATAAGCAATAGGAGGCTGGTTGGATAAGAAAGAAACACGCCAACATCAGCATTGGTTGTAatgtagttttttttaaatcaaaaggaACATT belongs to Gadus chalcogrammus isolate NIFS_2021 chromosome 5, NIFS_Gcha_1.0, whole genome shotgun sequence and includes:
- the LOC130382364 gene encoding H-2 class I histocompatibility antigen, Q9 alpha chain-like isoform X1, whose amino-acid sequence is MGALGLLLLLGLLSGGSAVIHSLRYFHTASSGLSSFPEFVAVGMVDEVQFVHYDSVSKRAVPKQAWMDQVRTEDQDYWVRNTGRYQGNQQVFKGNVETAKKRFNQTGGAHVFQVMSGCEWDDEDDTTDGHHQHAYDGEDFIALDLKTLTWVAPVRQAVPTKLRLDQNRALNQHYKNYYTKECVDWLKKYLAYGKSTRQRTERPRVSLLQRSPSSPVVCHATGFYPDRVVVFWRRDGQELHEQVDPGEVLPNHDGTFQVSVDLDLTAVPQEDWGRYECVVQLRGIEDISTPLDPALIRTNWGKTGRDGGLPGPFPVSGSVAGALLLVGALVLAGVCWYRKRNGSAKRPAAGSDTSSENPEGQKHLLAPTPDPKS
- the LOC130382364 gene encoding class I histocompatibility antigen, F10 alpha chain-like isoform X2 — its product is MGALGLLLLLGLLSGGSAVIHSLRYFHTASSGLSSFPEFVAVGMVDEVQFVHYDSVSKRAVPKQAWMDQVRTEDQDYWVRNTGRYQGNQQVFKGNVETAKKRFNQTGGAHVFQVMSGCEWDDEDDTTDGHHQHAYDGEDFIALDLKTLTWVAPVRQAVPTKLRLDQNRALNQHYKNYYTKECVDWLKKYLAYGKSTRQRTERPRVSLLQRSPSSPVVCHATGFYPDRVVVFWRRDGQELHEQVDPGEVLPNHDGTFQVSVDLDLTAVPQEDWGRYECVVQLRGIEDISTPLDPALIRTNWGLPGPFPVSGSVAGALLLVGALVLAGVCWYRKRNGSAKRPAAGSDTSSENPEGQKHLLAPTPDPKS